CAGGGGGGTGGCGGTCAAGTGCGGCAACACGGTCACCTTGGCTGTCCGTAACGCGGTGCGTGGAGAGTTGGGTGAATTGGAGAGGGCGGTACGGGAGATGCTGCGTGTCTCAAGCGAGCGGGAGCGGACAGCCAGGACCGCCGTGGCGAGGCTGGAAGCGGATTTCGTGCGCAGACTACTGGAGTTCGGCAAATGATCGATAGGAAGAGGGACTTTCCCGACGAGGTCGGGGCCAAGGAACGTCGGAAAATCAGGGCAGGACCTGAATCCCGGATCGGAACATGGTATGGACTGGGCTTGTTCGGTGTCGTGGGCTGGTCCGTGACCATTCCTACCTTGCTCGGAATCCTGCTCGGGGTCTGGATCGATCTGACGTGGCCCTCGCCTCGGTCGTGGACCATCATGCTGCTGGTGGGCGGACTCGGGGCCGGATGTCTCAACGCCTGGCTCTGGCTGAACAGGCAACGGAAAAAGATCATCAAGGAGCGTGAATGTGAATACGGTGATGATCATTAGCGCAGGCTTCGCGTGGGGCGGGCTGCTTTCCCTGCTGCATTTCGGCGGACTCTGGCTTTGCCTGACGCTCATGCCGAAGGTGCTCAGGCCGCATCTCTGGTTCTACGGCTGGCTGCTGGTACGGTACGCCGTGACACTGACTGGCATGTGGCTGGCAATTGGGCAGGGACCGCCTGTTGTCATGGCGGCCTGCTTCGGATTTTATGTCATGCGCATGCTGCTGGTCCCCCGTTTTGCCAATAGGGGGAGATGACATGAACATCACGCCGGATAGCGTCATATATGTCCAGTGGAACATCTCCAATCTGAACGCGACCATCGTGTTCACCTGGGGAATCATGGTGGTCATCGCCGGATCTTCCTGGTCGGTGACGCGCAATCTGACAGACTCTCCGAACATGAGCCAACGGCAGAACCTGCTGGAAATCCTCGTGGACGGACTGCTCACGCAAATCCGCGAAACCACCCGGCAGAATCCGGAGCGGTTCATGCCGCTGCTGG
The genomic region above belongs to uncultured Pseudodesulfovibrio sp. and contains:
- a CDS encoding F0F1 ATP synthase subunit epsilon, translating into MMNLKILLPSKIFLDESVEKITGESPMGGFTLKPRHIDMTTAITPGIMSYTYGGGETVHLAVDRGVAVKCGNTVTLAVRNAVRGELGELERAVREMLRVSSERERTARTAVARLEADFVRRLLEFGK
- a CDS encoding AtpZ/AtpI family protein, which gives rise to MIDRKRDFPDEVGAKERRKIRAGPESRIGTWYGLGLFGVVGWSVTIPTLLGILLGVWIDLTWPSPRSWTIMLLVGGLGAGCLNAWLWLNRQRKKIIKERECEYGDDH
- a CDS encoding ATP synthase subunit I: MNTVMIISAGFAWGGLLSLLHFGGLWLCLTLMPKVLRPHLWFYGWLLVRYAVTLTGMWLAIGQGPPVVMAACFGFYVMRMLLVPRFANRGR